A single window of Caldimicrobium thiodismutans DNA harbors:
- the ispH gene encoding 4-hydroxy-3-methylbut-2-enyl diphosphate reductase, which produces MKIKIARRAGFCMGVRRAVNLVLKALNSGQTPLYTYGPLIHNPQTLELLSNLGVRPLKSVSEAVPEGYCVIRAHGVPPTEKSDLERKHKVIDGTCPRVLKVQALASQAVASGKDVVIIGDKDHAEVRGILGYCGNRGYVVSSFQDIETLPPLTNYLILSQTTQDEEVFEVLSQEILLRFPGGEVINTICNATEVRQEEVKRLCKECSAIVVIGGKFSANTNRLAQIAEAEGKKVFLVERAEELPVDELKKFSVVGITAGASTPNWLINEVVDYLKGAGNPLYLLFRSFILLNLHEVLSFFLLLLGLLLIQPASIPKIEFLLLFTLCFQFFRKNLTDFLQKETFSSYYPLKESFITQNQGKIFFLLGITLIGALLSAFLYHPRLISLIIIFTLLNLLLLKSSFLAFLDLLFYISLLSYLYPYWNELFLWVSLHVLPSLFFIQLYKELLYLQSDGFLPRNFIILSFLRKGETFWYKVLKLLLLFLFLPFFIILYKFKLYAFLFYFLLLPLYMAMIYLLKKRPLGQIIYLESLGLLPPLVFVLLSFLISKLIW; this is translated from the coding sequence ATGAAGATTAAAATAGCCCGAAGGGCAGGTTTTTGCATGGGAGTGAGACGAGCGGTAAATCTCGTTTTAAAAGCCTTAAATTCAGGGCAAACTCCTCTTTATACTTACGGGCCCTTGATTCACAATCCCCAAACCCTTGAATTGCTTTCCAATCTGGGAGTAAGACCCCTCAAAAGTGTATCTGAAGCAGTCCCAGAAGGCTATTGTGTCATAAGGGCCCATGGTGTCCCACCCACTGAAAAGTCAGATTTAGAAAGAAAACATAAAGTTATTGATGGAACTTGCCCAAGGGTGCTAAAAGTTCAGGCCTTAGCCAGCCAGGCGGTTGCCTCTGGAAAAGATGTAGTTATCATCGGAGATAAAGATCATGCTGAGGTAAGGGGGATTCTTGGTTATTGCGGAAACAGGGGATATGTGGTGAGTTCCTTTCAGGACATAGAGACCTTGCCTCCTTTAACAAATTATCTCATTCTCTCTCAGACCACACAGGATGAAGAGGTTTTTGAGGTCCTATCTCAGGAGATACTTTTGCGTTTTCCAGGTGGAGAGGTTATAAATACAATATGTAATGCCACAGAAGTTCGTCAGGAAGAGGTAAAAAGGCTTTGTAAGGAATGTTCAGCCATTGTTGTAATAGGGGGAAAATTTAGTGCTAATACTAATAGGTTGGCTCAGATTGCTGAAGCAGAAGGTAAAAAGGTCTTTCTTGTTGAAAGGGCTGAGGAGCTACCAGTTGATGAATTGAAGAAGTTTTCAGTGGTAGGGATTACAGCTGGAGCCTCAACCCCTAACTGGCTTATTAACGAAGTGGTTGATTATTTAAAAGGTGCAGGAAATCCCTTGTATTTACTCTTTAGATCCTTTATTCTCCTTAATCTCCACGAGGTTTTAAGTTTCTTTTTATTATTGCTTGGTCTTCTTTTAATCCAACCAGCCTCTATCCCAAAGATAGAATTTCTCCTCCTTTTTACCCTCTGTTTTCAATTCTTTAGGAAAAATCTCACAGATTTTCTTCAAAAAGAGACCTTTTCCTCCTATTATCCACTAAAAGAAAGTTTTATTACTCAAAATCAAGGTAAAATCTTTTTTCTTCTTGGAATTACTCTTATAGGTGCTCTTCTATCTGCCTTTTTGTATCATCCCCGCCTGATCTCTTTGATTATAATTTTTACCCTTTTAAATCTTCTATTGCTCAAGTCCTCTTTTTTAGCCTTTCTGGACCTTCTTTTTTATATCAGTCTTCTCTCTTATCTTTATCCTTACTGGAATGAACTTTTTCTATGGGTGAGTTTGCATGTTTTACCCTCACTCTTTTTTATTCAGCTTTATAAGGAACTTCTCTATCTCCAGAGTGATGGATTTCTCCCCAGGAATTTCATAATTTTATCTTTCCTGAGAAAGGGAGAGACCTTTTGGTATAAAGTTTTAAAATTACTTCTTCTTTTCCTTTTTTTGCCCTTTTTTATTATCCTTTACAAGTTTAAGCTTTATGCCTTTTTATTCTATTTCTTGCTTCTTCCCTTATATATGGCAATGATATATCTTTTGAAAAAGAGACCCTTAGGACAGATTATCTATCTTGAAAGTTTAGGTCTTTTACCACCCCTTGTTTTTGTCCTTCTATCCTTCTTAATCTCAAAATTAATCTGGTAA
- the tadA gene encoding tRNA adenosine(34) deaminase TadA gives MHKEFTSKDYYFMELALKQAELAFEEDEVPVGAVLVSPEGEVIAEKRNQMLRLCDPTAHAEILALREGAKKLGNYRLLGCKLYVTLEPCAMCAYAMVLARIEELIYATSDPKTGACGSLYNLLQDSRLNHQVMIRKNLCADKSQAILKKFFQQKR, from the coding sequence ATGCATAAAGAATTTACCTCTAAGGATTATTATTTTATGGAGCTTGCTCTTAAACAGGCAGAGCTTGCTTTTGAAGAGGATGAAGTGCCAGTTGGAGCGGTTCTTGTATCCCCGGAAGGTGAGGTTATTGCGGAAAAGAGAAATCAAATGCTCAGGCTTTGTGATCCCACAGCCCATGCAGAAATTCTTGCTTTAAGGGAGGGGGCTAAAAAATTAGGAAATTATAGACTCCTTGGATGCAAGCTCTATGTAACTCTTGAGCCCTGTGCCATGTGTGCCTATGCCATGGTCCTTGCACGAATTGAGGAGCTCATTTATGCTACTTCTGATCCTAAAACCGGGGCTTGTGGAAGTCTTTATAATCTCTTACAGGATTCAAGGCTAAATCATCAGGTAATGATCAGGAAAAATTTATGTGCAGATAAGTCTCAGGCTATCTTAAAGAAATTTTTTCAACAAAAAAGATAG